One genomic segment of Hordeum vulgare subsp. vulgare chromosome 2H, MorexV3_pseudomolecules_assembly, whole genome shotgun sequence includes these proteins:
- the LOC123429286 gene encoding proline-rich protein 4-like yields the protein MAAPRALVLAVLLAVVFADAEAASVVVGLAKCADCTRKNIKAEEAFKGLQVAVKCKNVHGDYESKAVGALDSTGAFSVPLAADLHGADCVAQLHSAASNAPCPGQKPSKIVPVSEGTTFGIVAGDNVVMPSAASPECASMTLCGPIKKHIMEHFHHKKPVPPKPEPKPEPHPDNGPVPKPEPKPQPHPDYHPVPPTPTYGGGGGGGYHGHH from the exons ATGGCAGCTCCGAGAGCACTTGTCCTCGCCGTCCTCCTGGCGGTCGTCTTCGCCGACGCCGAGGCGGCATCCGTCGTCGTCGGCCTGGCCAAGTGCGCAGACTGCACCAGGAAGAACATCAAGGCCGAGGAAGCCTTCAAAG GTCTCCAGGTGGCAGTCAAGTGCAAGAACGTCCACGGCGACTACGAGAGCAAGGCAGTGGGCGCCCTTGACAGCACCGGCGCCTTCAGCGTACCCCTCGCCGCTGACCTTCATGGCGCCGACTGCGTCGCTCAGCTCCACAGCGCCGCCTCCAACGCGCCGTGCCCCGGCCAGAAGCCATCTAAGATCGTCCCGGTGTCCGAGGGCACCACCTTCGGCATCGTCGCCGGCGACAACGTTGTCATGCCGTCTGCAGCGTCGCCGGAGTGCGCGTCCATGACCCTGTGCGGGCCCATCAAGAAACACATCATGGAGCACTTCCACCACAAGAAGCCAGTGCCGCCGAAGCCGGAGCCCAAGCCCGAGCCACACCCGGACAACGGCCCCGTGCCCAAGCCCGAGCCCAAGCCGCAACCCCACCCGGACTACCACCCCGTCCCTCCCACGCCCACctacggcggtggcggtggcggcggatACCACGGACACCACTGA
- the LOC123424539 gene encoding proline-rich protein 4-like produces MRPRGSGMAAPRALAICVLLAIAVANAEAASVVIGLAKCADCTGKNIKAEEAFKALQVAIKCRNSAGEYESKAVGALDGTGAFSVPLAADLHGADCVAQLHSAASNAPCPGQEPSKIVPVSEGTTYGIVAGDNTATPSATSPECASMTLCGPIKKHIMEHFHHKKPVPPKPEPKPEPHPDYGPVPKPEPKPQPHPDYHPVPPTPTYGGGGGGGGYHGHH; encoded by the coding sequence ATGCGACCCAGAGGTTCGGGCATGGCAGCTCCGAGAGCGCTCGCCATCTGCGTCCTGCTGGCGATCGCCGTCGCGAATGCCGAGGCGGCGTCCGTCGTCATCGGCCTGGCCAAGTGCGCCGACTGCACCGGGAAGAACATCAAGGCCGAGGAAGCCTTCAAGGCTCTGCAGGTGGCGATCAAGTGCAGGAACAGCGCCGGCGAGTACGAGAGCAAGGCGGTGGGCGCCCTCGACGGCACCGGCGCCTTCAGCGTGCCCCTGGCCGCCGACCTCCACGGCGCCGACTGCGTCGCGCAGCTCCACAGCGCCGCCTCCAACGCGCCGTGCCCCGGCCAGGAGCCAtccaagatcgtgccggtgtctGAGGGCACCACTTACGGCATCGTCGCCGGTGATAACACCGCCACGCCGTCCGCGACGTCGCCGGAGTGCGCGTCGATGACCCTGTGCGGGCCCATCAAGAAGCACATCATGGAACACTTCCACCACAAAAAGCCCGTGCCGCCGAAGCCGGAGCCCAAGCCAGAGCCCCACCCTGACTACGGCCCCGTGCCCAAGCCCGAGCCCAAGCCGCAGCCGCACCCGGACTACCACCCCGTCCCTCCCACCCCCacctacggcggcggcggcggcggcggcggataccACGGACACCATTGA